A genomic stretch from Puniceicoccus vermicola includes:
- a CDS encoding integrase core domain-containing protein — RGISVSMTEVNHCYENSQAERLNGILKQEYGLGRKLPSKAMAAKMVEHAIECFNTIRPHRALEMNYPERVHRRPAPMGANVSLN, encoded by the coding sequence CCGCGGTATCTCGGTGAGTATGACCGAAGTGAATCATTGCTACGAAAACTCACAGGCCGAACGGCTCAACGGCATACTTAAGCAGGAATACGGACTCGGGAGAAAACTCCCGTCAAAAGCGATGGCAGCAAAGATGGTAGAGCACGCTATCGAGTGCTTCAATACGATCCGTCCACACCGTGCTCTGGAAATGAACTACCCGGAGCGAGTCCATCGCCGCCCCGCCCCCATGGGGGCGAATGTCTCCCTTAATTAA
- the ftsA gene encoding cell division protein FtsA, with translation MSGKVVAAIEIGSQDVKVLVGEVFEDQSLNIIGRSRVESAGVSKGRVVNFRDASDQVGEALDLAETSAGANIESAYLAVSGSHLDGISHPARTRVRGQDNRVTPADVERVNAEAKGKEIASDRLYIHFIRNHYLLDGRFVENPVGMEGEELGVTYWLLHGNSQAVAEHIHVVNSQNIKVEDVIVASVASACMVASEEEKKSGCLVIDVGRGTTDYAFYRRGCIVRTGSIPVGGEHLTNDLSVGLRIVREGAEDLKIRHGAATVLPEDQGRTHHLYGDLKIGDKSLYASSINRILEVRLEELFELIRDECGQNDLKNGAVRALLTGGGARLPRCADLAERVFGFSARFAQNPEWVADELRGAEYSTVLGVLHYALEGQTDKRVQAPKRKPEGVVRKFSRLFKG, from the coding sequence ATGTCGGGTAAGGTTGTCGCAGCGATTGAAATTGGCAGCCAGGACGTAAAGGTCCTGGTCGGCGAAGTCTTTGAGGACCAGAGTCTGAACATCATCGGGCGCAGCCGAGTGGAATCGGCCGGAGTCTCCAAGGGGCGGGTCGTCAACTTCCGGGATGCGAGCGACCAAGTCGGCGAGGCCCTCGATCTCGCCGAAACCAGCGCCGGGGCCAACATTGAAAGCGCCTACCTCGCCGTCTCCGGATCGCATCTCGACGGCATTTCCCATCCGGCGCGAACCCGCGTTCGTGGTCAGGATAACCGGGTCACCCCCGCCGACGTGGAGCGCGTGAACGCGGAAGCCAAGGGCAAGGAGATCGCCTCGGATCGGCTCTACATCCATTTCATCCGCAACCATTACCTGCTCGACGGACGCTTTGTCGAAAATCCCGTTGGCATGGAAGGCGAGGAGCTCGGAGTCACCTACTGGTTGTTGCACGGCAATTCCCAAGCGGTGGCCGAGCATATTCACGTCGTCAACAGCCAGAACATCAAGGTCGAGGACGTCATTGTCGCCAGCGTGGCCTCCGCCTGCATGGTGGCCTCCGAAGAGGAGAAAAAGTCGGGTTGCCTCGTCATTGACGTCGGCCGCGGCACGACCGACTACGCCTTTTACCGCCGCGGTTGCATCGTCCGCACCGGCTCAATTCCAGTGGGCGGAGAGCACCTCACCAACGACCTTTCCGTCGGTCTGCGGATTGTCCGCGAAGGAGCGGAGGATCTCAAGATTCGTCATGGGGCGGCGACGGTTCTCCCCGAGGATCAGGGCCGCACCCACCATCTTTACGGCGATCTCAAGATAGGCGACAAATCGCTCTACGCCTCCTCCATCAACCGCATCCTCGAAGTGCGCCTCGAGGAACTCTTCGAGCTGATCCGGGACGAGTGTGGTCAAAATGATTTGAAGAACGGTGCCGTACGTGCCCTTTTGACCGGAGGTGGCGCGCGGTTGCCTCGCTGTGCCGATCTCGCCGAGCGCGTCTTTGGTTTCTCGGCCCGATTTGCTCAGAACCCGGAGTGGGTGGCGGACGAATTGCGCGGGGCCGAGTATAGCACCGTTCTCGGCGTCCTCCACTACGCCTTGGAAGGCCAGACCGACAAGCGCGTGCAGGCCCCGAAGCGGAAGCCGGAGGGCGTTGTCCGGAAATTTTCACGGCTCTTTAAAGGATGA
- a CDS encoding cell division protein FtsQ/DivIB — translation MSSRRRSQGPTQVRSWKSIQQKVPRSAGTRRRRRGKDILVWVGAIAFSVGLIFVSFLLLFEPESVFQAGGEAPVEELIFETDGSLGRDWLIARLELPEDPDLNVLDIFDLKSQIDGHPQVKSCIIRKKFPSTLYIEIEERKPVLRLRVRGPDGGPATYFVARDGTVFPGLGRDPSETRRMPFLTGVQLVEVPAGFAPIPGFRTVADLIDTAKSAYPGVYRTWRIVDLSLFDPDPAASFSAIRVRATNVKEIIFGVEDFGAELMNLKDIVDLTRERGMETLERVDLRYDETVPVVAGEQSRR, via the coding sequence ATGAGTTCACGACGGCGTAGTCAGGGACCCACACAGGTGCGGTCTTGGAAGAGTATTCAGCAAAAGGTGCCGCGTTCGGCCGGAACCCGCCGTCGTCGTCGCGGAAAAGACATCCTCGTCTGGGTCGGTGCGATCGCTTTCTCGGTCGGATTGATCTTCGTCTCCTTCCTCCTGCTGTTTGAGCCGGAGAGTGTCTTTCAGGCCGGCGGAGAAGCCCCCGTCGAAGAGTTGATTTTCGAGACCGACGGTTCCCTGGGCCGGGATTGGTTGATCGCCCGCTTGGAGCTCCCCGAGGATCCCGATCTGAATGTCCTCGATATCTTCGACCTCAAGAGCCAGATCGATGGTCATCCACAGGTCAAAAGCTGCATCATCCGGAAAAAATTTCCCTCCACTCTCTACATTGAGATCGAGGAAAGAAAGCCCGTTCTGCGTCTGCGCGTCCGTGGACCCGATGGTGGCCCGGCGACCTATTTTGTCGCCCGGGATGGGACCGTCTTCCCCGGATTGGGCCGCGACCCCTCGGAGACAAGGAGGATGCCTTTCCTCACCGGTGTTCAGCTCGTGGAAGTTCCGGCGGGCTTCGCCCCCATTCCCGGGTTCCGCACGGTCGCCGATTTGATCGATACGGCCAAGAGTGCCTACCCGGGAGTCTATCGCACTTGGCGGATCGTGGATCTGTCCCTTTTTGATCCGGATCCCGCTGCTTCGTTTTCGGCCATCCGGGTTCGGGCGACCAACGTGAAAGAAATCATTTTTGGGGTCGAAGACTTCGGCGCCGAGCTGATGAATTTGAAAGACATTGTCGACCTGACCCGCGAGCGGGGAATGGAAACACTGGAACGGGTCGACCTCCGTTATGATGAAACGGTGCCAGTGGTTGCAGGTGAGCAATCCCGCAGATGA
- a CDS encoding D-alanine--D-alanine ligase family protein, with amino-acid sequence MKDFAGEIAVLYGGVGAERDVSIVTGKAVLEALSCDFKVRGIELREASLPKGLDPRESLIFPALHGEFGEDGGLQSLLEKGGFEYSGSDSISSALCMNKAQAKKRADAAGVRGADSMVLSPGEVIDCRAICEKLGRRIVVKPVDGGSSTFLSIVEGAGELQRRLDTLPNRHWLLESFIEGREVSIGILNGLSMGVVEIVPQGGVYDYEHKYTAGKTEYRSPAVLEPDEESMIRHWAETVFAVCGCRDFARVDFRLSDDGPRFLEINTIPGLTAESLLPKSAACRGLSFEDLAVELVSPAVNRFQRRRR; translated from the coding sequence ATGAAGGATTTTGCTGGCGAGATTGCCGTCCTCTACGGGGGCGTGGGTGCGGAGCGTGATGTTTCGATCGTCACCGGAAAGGCGGTTCTGGAAGCTTTGTCGTGTGATTTTAAGGTCCGCGGCATTGAGTTGCGCGAGGCTTCGCTGCCCAAGGGATTGGATCCCCGGGAGAGCCTGATCTTTCCGGCCCTGCACGGTGAATTTGGGGAGGATGGCGGCCTCCAGTCTCTCCTCGAAAAGGGAGGCTTTGAGTATTCTGGATCCGATTCCATTTCGAGCGCTCTTTGCATGAACAAGGCGCAGGCCAAAAAGCGGGCCGATGCCGCTGGGGTCCGGGGAGCGGATTCGATGGTCCTCTCGCCGGGAGAGGTGATCGATTGTCGGGCGATCTGCGAAAAGCTTGGTCGCCGGATCGTTGTCAAACCGGTCGACGGCGGCAGCAGCACTTTTCTCTCCATTGTCGAGGGGGCAGGGGAGTTGCAGCGGCGTCTCGATACTTTGCCGAACCGCCACTGGTTGCTGGAGTCGTTCATCGAGGGTCGTGAGGTTTCGATTGGCATCCTCAACGGCTTGAGCATGGGGGTGGTGGAGATCGTCCCTCAGGGGGGCGTCTACGATTATGAGCACAAGTATACGGCCGGGAAGACGGAATACCGGTCCCCCGCGGTCTTGGAGCCGGACGAGGAGAGCATGATCCGCCACTGGGCCGAGACGGTCTTCGCCGTTTGCGGTTGCCGGGATTTTGCCCGGGTCGATTTCCGGCTGAGCGACGACGGGCCTCGATTCCTCGAGATCAACACCATTCCGGGGCTGACAGCCGAGAGTCTTCTCCCCAAAAGCGCGGCCTGTCGTGGTTTGTCCTTTGAGGATTTGGCGGTGGAGCTGGTGAGTCCCGCCGTTAACCGGTTTCAAAGACGGAGAAGATGA
- the murB gene encoding UDP-N-acetylmuramate dehydrogenase: MNLTDQKFFFLGVGGMGMLPLALFVREGGAEVEGLDDGLTPRAETLLRSAGVRLWDSLPTSSDCTVLVISSAIRPEHPVLQTVGAGENPPIILRRGELLAKLAETRRFIAVAGSHGKTTTTALLAHLAVREKWDADFVIGGLPERGLTPARNRGSEWLIAEVDESDGTIEGFSPEISVFLNFDWDHADRYRDPSAMQGAWSRLAERTTGTVIHPQTPAGALEPTWLPDRARVSFDDTAADFLARNANAADLAFATATGSAPSSSALEGFPGVWRRQTFHARATDFAVVEDYAHHPREVSAFLSWLESQNLPQPLRVFFQPHRFSRTTRFVGEFVEALSGLDEVVLHSIYGAGENPGPGNNPLKSIREGLEARGVRVKRVERLGDFPPHSGTFAFIGAGDANEWAPILAAVEKSPTRVAALADLARRAIDLGTVREQEKLGPHTTMRIGGEAALWVAPGSIAELRWLLRTAHLLEVPVEFVGNGSNLLVSDEGFEGLVVHLGGNPWEGKQVSADGTSVSVGAGTTMPGMARWAAGQGLEGFSFMEGIPGTIGGGLRMNAGSMGGWMGDLVQQVDAVDAAGRLVSFSRETLSFGYRSCPQLEGLCIIRAVFHICGTDRPENIREKMREFASRRRASQPGGPSAGCLFRNPEGDSAGRLIDAAGLKGQGIGKVRISEKHANFIQPESGAKAAEVVAVMKRARDEVRERFGVTLEPEVKFLGREGFRSIFSEEASRETERAR, from the coding sequence GTGAACCTGACCGACCAGAAGTTTTTCTTTCTAGGTGTGGGCGGCATGGGAATGCTGCCCCTCGCTCTTTTTGTGCGAGAGGGTGGTGCAGAAGTCGAAGGGCTCGATGATGGCCTCACGCCTCGAGCCGAGACCTTGTTGCGCAGTGCCGGAGTGCGGTTGTGGGACTCGCTCCCCACCTCGTCAGATTGCACGGTTCTCGTCATTTCCAGTGCCATCCGCCCGGAGCATCCGGTCTTGCAGACCGTGGGCGCGGGCGAAAATCCTCCGATCATCCTCCGGCGAGGGGAGCTGCTGGCCAAGTTGGCTGAGACCCGCCGATTTATCGCCGTTGCTGGAAGTCATGGTAAAACCACGACAACCGCTTTGCTGGCTCACTTGGCCGTGCGCGAGAAATGGGACGCTGATTTTGTCATTGGGGGTCTCCCCGAGCGTGGCCTGACGCCAGCGCGAAATCGCGGCAGCGAGTGGTTGATCGCAGAGGTCGATGAGAGTGATGGCACCATCGAAGGCTTCTCCCCGGAGATTTCCGTTTTTCTCAATTTCGACTGGGACCATGCCGACCGGTACCGCGATCCCTCCGCCATGCAAGGGGCATGGAGTCGCCTCGCCGAGCGGACGACCGGTACCGTGATCCATCCGCAAACTCCCGCGGGTGCCCTCGAGCCGACTTGGTTGCCCGATCGGGCTCGCGTGAGCTTTGACGATACCGCTGCCGATTTCCTTGCGCGCAATGCAAACGCGGCCGACCTGGCCTTTGCCACTGCGACCGGATCAGCCCCGTCCTCGAGCGCTTTGGAGGGATTCCCCGGCGTCTGGCGGCGACAGACCTTTCATGCGCGCGCGACTGATTTTGCCGTGGTCGAGGACTACGCCCATCATCCACGCGAAGTTTCGGCCTTCCTGTCTTGGCTCGAGAGCCAAAATCTTCCTCAGCCCCTGCGTGTCTTTTTCCAACCCCACCGCTTCAGCCGGACGACCCGATTTGTCGGCGAATTTGTCGAAGCGCTGTCGGGTCTCGATGAAGTGGTTCTGCACTCGATCTACGGGGCGGGGGAAAACCCGGGACCGGGAAATAATCCGCTGAAATCCATCCGCGAGGGACTCGAGGCGCGAGGAGTTCGGGTGAAACGGGTCGAGAGGCTCGGTGATTTTCCGCCGCATTCGGGAACATTTGCCTTCATCGGCGCCGGGGATGCCAACGAGTGGGCTCCGATTCTTGCCGCTGTTGAAAAGAGCCCAACCCGCGTCGCAGCCCTGGCCGATCTTGCCCGCCGAGCCATCGATTTGGGAACCGTGCGGGAGCAGGAGAAACTGGGCCCGCATACGACGATGCGGATCGGCGGAGAGGCGGCGCTGTGGGTCGCCCCCGGATCGATTGCTGAACTGCGCTGGCTCCTCCGCACCGCTCATTTGCTGGAGGTTCCGGTCGAGTTTGTCGGCAACGGATCGAATCTCCTCGTCTCGGACGAGGGATTTGAGGGGCTTGTAGTGCATCTCGGGGGGAATCCTTGGGAGGGCAAGCAGGTCTCCGCCGACGGCACGTCGGTCTCGGTGGGGGCCGGAACGACTATGCCGGGCATGGCCCGCTGGGCCGCAGGGCAGGGGCTTGAGGGTTTTTCTTTTATGGAGGGGATCCCGGGCACCATTGGCGGAGGGCTCCGGATGAATGCGGGCTCCATGGGAGGCTGGATGGGCGATCTCGTCCAGCAGGTCGACGCCGTGGATGCCGCAGGACGTTTAGTTTCATTTTCGCGAGAGACGCTATCCTTTGGCTATCGTTCTTGCCCTCAGTTGGAAGGCCTTTGCATAATCCGCGCCGTGTTTCATATTTGCGGAACAGACCGACCGGAGAATATCCGGGAGAAAATGCGGGAGTTTGCCTCCCGTAGGCGGGCGAGCCAGCCCGGCGGCCCGAGCGCGGGATGTCTCTTTCGCAATCCCGAGGGCGATTCGGCGGGCCGGCTCATCGATGCAGCGGGGCTCAAGGGCCAGGGCATCGGGAAGGTGCGGATCTCGGAGAAGCACGCGAACTTTATTCAACCCGAATCGGGCGCGAAGGCGGCCGAGGTCGTGGCGGTCATGAAACGGGCCCGCGACGAGGTGCGCGAGCGGTTTGGGGTAACTCTAGAGCCCGAGGTCAAGTTTTTGGGCCGTGAGGGCTTCCGGTCGATTTTCTCCGAAGAGGCGTCCCGGGAAACGGAGCGTGCGCGATGA
- a CDS encoding UDP-N-acetylglucosamine--N-acetylmuramyl-(pentapeptide) pyrophosphoryl-undecaprenol N-acetylglucosamine transferase: MGKKFLIVCGGTGGHLSPGIAVAEELLSRGHQCALVISNKQVDSRLVQRYQHLDFVKVPGVAFGKSPAEIARFFLGFFRGLLAGSGIIRREKPDVVLAFGGFLSLGIVLFASLGGIPIALHEANRKAGRAVRLLKRFATRIYLPTGVRLSRVSVGTVRYYGYPVRKEFRRTPRRWAREKLGLPRDGFLLVVFGGSQGASALNGWVDSHCKEVLSEGMDIYCVRGLGKGAEGVLEEIDSRGQTRRYESVGFCDSMHLVLSAADLAISRAGAGSIAEMARCVIPSVLIPFPYASDNHQMENARYFEAQGGCIVLDQAYLENLFDEVVSIYRNPDFLDRMRENLIMIEDANRKEDLVADLEQVAADGPNQSWWRFWQKKPAPEGEAL, encoded by the coding sequence ATGGGCAAGAAATTCCTCATCGTCTGTGGTGGAACCGGAGGGCACCTCTCTCCCGGGATCGCTGTTGCGGAAGAGCTTCTCTCCCGTGGGCACCAATGTGCCCTCGTCATCAGCAATAAGCAGGTCGATTCGCGGCTCGTGCAGCGTTATCAGCATCTCGATTTCGTCAAGGTGCCGGGGGTTGCCTTTGGAAAAAGTCCGGCGGAAATCGCCCGCTTCTTTCTCGGGTTCTTTCGGGGACTCTTGGCGGGCTCCGGGATCATTCGGCGCGAGAAGCCCGACGTCGTCCTGGCCTTTGGGGGCTTCCTCTCCCTCGGCATTGTTCTTTTTGCCTCCCTGGGCGGAATTCCGATCGCTCTGCACGAAGCCAATCGTAAGGCGGGGAGAGCTGTCCGACTGCTCAAACGCTTTGCCACCCGGATTTACTTGCCGACAGGGGTCCGCCTCTCCCGCGTCTCCGTGGGCACGGTTCGCTACTACGGCTATCCGGTTCGCAAAGAGTTCCGACGCACTCCGCGGCGATGGGCCCGGGAAAAGCTCGGCTTGCCCCGGGATGGATTCCTTCTCGTGGTTTTTGGCGGCAGCCAGGGAGCCTCGGCCTTGAACGGGTGGGTCGATTCTCACTGCAAGGAAGTCCTTTCCGAGGGGATGGACATTTACTGTGTCCGCGGATTGGGGAAGGGTGCGGAAGGCGTGCTGGAGGAGATCGATAGCCGGGGGCAAACCCGCCGCTACGAGTCGGTTGGATTTTGCGATTCGATGCATCTGGTCCTCTCGGCGGCGGATCTGGCGATTTCCCGCGCTGGGGCCGGATCGATTGCAGAGATGGCGCGATGCGTCATCCCGTCGGTCCTCATCCCGTTTCCCTACGCTTCGGACAATCACCAGATGGAGAATGCCCGCTACTTCGAGGCCCAGGGGGGCTGTATCGTGCTGGATCAGGCCTATTTGGAGAATCTCTTTGACGAAGTGGTTTCGATTTACCGCAACCCCGACTTCCTCGACCGCATGCGCGAGAATCTGATCATGATCGAGGATGCGAACCGCAAGGAAGACCTCGTAGCCGATCTGGAACAAGTTGCGGCAGATGGGCCGAATCAGAGTTGGTGGCGCTTTTGGCAGAAGAAGCCCGCCCCGGAAGGAGAGGCTTTGTGA
- a CDS encoding FtsW/RodA/SpoVE family cell cycle protein: MNDRNKGEARGWSSLRSFPIRGWLLLLCVLALTSIGLTVLLSAGGSSDSLLGSYFARQLVWFSIALVGGLVAFLFGVRRMRYILWPAALLALVALVLVLLPGIGVEVNGARRWINLGPMRFQASEFGKIGFLCLFAWYVHRNGRRMNEFIRGFIIPALLVAPFGLLLILEPDLGTTVLYLAVAGAILLASGTPFRALFLAVLFLAVAITVLILHSPERMDRVTSFLDMEGNRSEGGYQLWQGILGFSVGGLEGAGPGRGRQHLSFLPEAHTDFIFAVVGEELGFFATGGVVLLFTGFTILALSQLRKAPDLFEFNVVFGALLFIVGQAMINMGVVTGLLPTKGMSLPFLSYGGSNLVVVCFLTGIILSAFRDWEAPVIQRPVEIE, encoded by the coding sequence GTGAATGATCGCAATAAAGGAGAGGCCAGAGGATGGAGTAGCCTGCGAAGCTTTCCCATCCGGGGCTGGCTTCTATTGCTTTGCGTACTGGCGCTGACCTCGATCGGCTTGACGGTACTCCTCAGCGCGGGGGGATCGTCGGACTCGCTCCTCGGTAGTTACTTCGCCCGTCAGCTGGTTTGGTTTTCAATCGCACTCGTCGGAGGTTTGGTGGCCTTTCTCTTTGGAGTCCGTCGCATGCGATACATTCTCTGGCCCGCAGCCTTGCTCGCGCTCGTAGCGCTGGTATTGGTTCTTCTCCCGGGAATCGGAGTCGAGGTGAATGGGGCGCGACGCTGGATCAATCTCGGCCCGATGCGATTCCAGGCCTCCGAGTTTGGGAAGATCGGCTTCCTCTGTCTCTTTGCGTGGTATGTTCATCGCAACGGTCGGCGCATGAATGAGTTCATTCGCGGTTTTATTATTCCGGCTCTTCTGGTCGCTCCCTTCGGGCTGTTGCTGATCCTTGAGCCCGATCTGGGGACCACCGTTTTGTATCTCGCCGTGGCCGGCGCGATCCTCCTTGCCTCCGGAACACCGTTTCGCGCTCTTTTTCTCGCAGTCCTCTTCCTCGCGGTCGCGATCACCGTCCTTATCCTTCACAGTCCGGAGCGTATGGACCGGGTGACCTCGTTTCTCGATATGGAGGGGAATCGCAGCGAGGGTGGCTACCAATTGTGGCAGGGGATTCTCGGCTTCAGCGTCGGAGGACTGGAAGGGGCCGGCCCCGGAAGAGGGCGGCAGCACCTCAGCTTTTTGCCGGAGGCTCATACGGATTTCATTTTTGCAGTGGTTGGCGAAGAACTCGGTTTCTTCGCCACCGGAGGCGTCGTTCTCCTCTTCACTGGATTCACCATCCTGGCCTTGTCCCAGCTTCGGAAAGCCCCGGACCTCTTTGAGTTTAACGTCGTCTTCGGGGCGTTGTTATTCATCGTCGGACAGGCCATGATCAATATGGGAGTGGTCACCGGACTTCTCCCGACCAAGGGGATGTCGCTACCATTTTTAAGTTACGGAGGATCGAATTTAGTGGTCGTCTGCTTCCTCACCGGGATTATTCTCAGTGCCTTTCGCGATTGGGAAGCACCTGTCATTCAGCGACCCGTCGAAATCGAATAA
- a CDS encoding muramidase family protein: protein MKFFKVFSLVVVGHILLIGAFLLQQGCQSIDRQWEEYRREKQNVTVPKAVLAQEQGLPVDSKDIDPSFNNGFSGSGEDGRATRVRSTPTRPTSTAGGMGNMGTDPEPMEPLFGPEPSEPLFNPGLGGGFNSGASPMDSGPTAGYVPYTVQSGDTLWGLSKEYNVSFPALLEANGMDRNSQLKVGQEILVPSGYGEISETTTVIEEETVPGTTIYEVRRGDTLSEIAVRAGTSVSRIKNLNNMSSDRIRIGQKLIVPGEIVVVEEEQTTVSVNPSEFTAVHEVKSGETLSGIANRYGMSVSELLAVNNISDPRRLRAGTDLKVRPASATSKLSSPSSSNTTPFLPARAPSAMDSFNVTEEETITAEEVGPTAPEIIPESGPSPVESEALGEDEGFGAEIFEDFGGVEEVPVERRDSTGG from the coding sequence ATGAAGTTTTTCAAAGTATTTAGCCTAGTTGTCGTCGGTCACATTCTCCTCATCGGAGCCTTTCTTCTCCAGCAGGGGTGCCAGTCCATTGATCGTCAATGGGAGGAGTATCGACGCGAGAAACAAAACGTCACCGTCCCGAAAGCGGTCTTGGCCCAGGAACAAGGTCTCCCCGTTGATTCGAAGGATATTGATCCTTCGTTTAATAACGGGTTTTCCGGATCCGGTGAAGACGGCCGCGCGACCCGCGTTCGTTCGACTCCCACGCGTCCCACCAGCACCGCGGGTGGCATGGGGAACATGGGTACGGACCCTGAGCCGATGGAACCTCTTTTCGGTCCTGAGCCTTCGGAGCCGTTGTTCAATCCCGGCCTTGGGGGAGGGTTCAACAGTGGAGCCTCGCCTATGGATTCCGGACCGACGGCCGGCTACGTTCCTTACACCGTTCAGAGCGGCGATACCCTCTGGGGATTGTCGAAGGAGTACAATGTTTCCTTTCCGGCGCTTCTCGAAGCAAACGGGATGGACCGCAATAGCCAGTTGAAAGTGGGGCAGGAGATCCTCGTTCCCTCCGGTTATGGCGAAATTTCGGAAACCACCACCGTGATCGAAGAAGAAACGGTGCCGGGCACGACCATTTATGAAGTGCGCCGAGGCGACACTCTTTCGGAGATCGCCGTGCGTGCCGGAACTTCGGTTTCCCGCATTAAGAATTTGAACAACATGTCCAGCGACCGGATCCGCATCGGCCAGAAGCTGATCGTTCCTGGTGAGATCGTGGTTGTCGAAGAAGAGCAGACTACCGTTTCGGTCAATCCTTCGGAGTTTACCGCCGTTCATGAAGTGAAGTCCGGAGAAACTCTTTCCGGCATCGCCAATCGTTACGGGATGAGTGTTTCCGAGTTGCTGGCCGTGAATAACATCTCGGATCCCCGCCGTCTTCGTGCGGGGACGGATCTGAAGGTCCGCCCGGCTTCGGCGACCTCCAAGCTTTCCTCGCCGTCATCTTCAAACACCACGCCGTTCCTTCCGGCCCGCGCCCCGAGCGCCATGGACTCCTTCAACGTTACGGAGGAGGAGACGATTACGGCTGAGGAAGTCGGACCGACCGCACCGGAAATCATTCCGGAAAGCGGACCGAGCCCTGTCGAATCCGAGGCACTCGGAGAAGATGAAGGCTTCGGCGCAGAAATCTTTGAGGACTTTGGTGGAGTGGAAGAAGTTCCGGTCGAACGCCGCGATTCTACGGGCGGTTGA
- a CDS encoding Mur ligase family protein, whose amino-acid sequence MKGQRIPVLGAGMSGRAVATLLERRGLEPQLFDERAPEASRTFSPKRGECPFCVISPGFAQNHPWRAVAAQAGIPLLGELELGASAWEGSLLCVTGTNGKTTLTSLLEQALNAAGETAAVCGNIGKPLSALAAEESTVEWAVCEMSSFQLFDWADPVAEAAIWTNFDEDHLDWHPSLEDYFRAKWKLVESGMPVYAGPDVEIAARSFGLSIPGNLFSVAEVAADRPASGIFSRAPFSRLYDLAHAWWIASGRDSRSLREVALKFKGLPHRLEPIGQHEGRSFFNDSKATNFHAALAACDSIETPICWIGGGAPKGGDLGAFAAEIAKKIDSADLFGRTGPELAVFLEKTGIPVRVHSCLEEAASSAFSHSSSTANLLFSPGFASFDQFSGYSERGEAFRKWVLGLLNRVESI is encoded by the coding sequence TTGAAAGGGCAACGCATTCCGGTTCTCGGAGCGGGGATGAGTGGTCGCGCCGTGGCCACCTTGCTCGAACGCCGCGGGCTCGAGCCGCAGCTTTTCGACGAACGGGCGCCGGAGGCTTCGCGGACTTTTTCCCCGAAGCGGGGCGAGTGTCCCTTTTGCGTGATCAGCCCAGGGTTTGCCCAAAACCATCCCTGGCGCGCAGTTGCCGCGCAGGCGGGTATTCCGTTGTTGGGCGAATTGGAACTCGGAGCCTCGGCTTGGGAGGGTTCGCTTCTTTGCGTGACCGGCACAAACGGGAAAACCACTCTTACCTCTCTGCTGGAGCAGGCCCTCAATGCCGCGGGAGAGACGGCGGCGGTTTGTGGAAATATTGGCAAGCCCCTCTCGGCCTTGGCCGCCGAGGAATCGACGGTGGAGTGGGCGGTCTGCGAAATGAGTTCCTTCCAACTCTTCGACTGGGCGGATCCGGTCGCGGAAGCCGCGATTTGGACCAATTTTGACGAGGATCATCTCGATTGGCATCCGTCGTTGGAGGATTATTTCCGTGCGAAGTGGAAACTGGTCGAAAGCGGGATGCCGGTCTACGCAGGTCCGGATGTCGAGATTGCGGCGCGATCCTTTGGCCTCTCCATCCCCGGGAATTTATTCTCCGTCGCGGAAGTCGCAGCGGATCGGCCCGCCTCTGGAATCTTCTCCCGCGCGCCATTTTCCCGGCTCTATGATTTGGCCCACGCCTGGTGGATCGCCTCCGGAAGAGATTCGCGTTCGCTGAGGGAGGTGGCTCTGAAATTTAAGGGATTGCCGCATCGCTTGGAGCCCATCGGTCAGCATGAAGGGCGTTCTTTCTTCAACGACTCGAAGGCGACCAACTTCCATGCGGCCTTGGCGGCCTGCGACTCGATCGAGACTCCCATCTGCTGGATTGGCGGAGGTGCCCCCAAGGGCGGCGATTTGGGAGCCTTTGCGGCTGAGATCGCGAAAAAGATCGATTCGGCCGATCTCTTTGGGCGGACCGGTCCAGAACTGGCTGTCTTCCTGGAAAAAACCGGGATTCCGGTGCGGGTTCACAGCTGCCTCGAAGAGGCCGCCAGCTCCGCATTTTCTCATTCTTCTTCCACGGCAAATCTTCTCTTCAGCCCCGGATTTGCCAGTTTCGACCAGTTTTCGGGTTATTCCGAAAGGGGAGAAGCTTTCCGGAAGTGGGTTTTGGGGCTTTTAAACCGCGTAGAATCTATCTAA